AGCGGTCGGGCAGTGCCCATCGCTCCTCGGGGTACTGCTGGGTGACCGGAGTCTTGCCCAGGTGCTTGAAGGTGATCCCCATGCCGATCGCGATCGACTTGGCGGAATCGACGATGTCTCGCAGGACCTTGACCATTTCGTTCCCTCGCAACCGGGGGACCGGGTTCGAGACGCAGGGTCAGCCGACGATCACGCGGGCCAGACCGTAGATCATGAGCAGTGCCAGCGTGGCCGGGATCAGGACCTTCCAGCACACGTGCATGAGCTGGTCGACCCGCAGGCGTGGCAGTGTCCAACGCAACCAGATCTGCACGAAGACCAGGAACACCGACTTGACGATGAACACCAGTGGCGCCGGCATGAAGGCGTCGACCGCCGGAATGCCGATGTACCATCCACCGAGGAAGACCGTGACCGCGATCGCCGAGACCACGAACATCTCGGCGTACTCGCCCAGGAAGAAGAATGCGAACTTCATTCCCGTGTACTCGGTGTTGTACCCGCTCACGAGCTCGCTCTCGGTCTCGGGCAGGTCGAAGGGCGTCCGGTTGACCTCGGCCAGGGAGCTGATCAGGTAGACCACGAAGGTGATCGCGCCCACCAGCGGGAGTCCGCCGAAGACGTTCCAGGTCCAGATCCCGCCGCCCTGGCGCTCGACGATCTCGATCAGGTTCAGGCTCCCGGTGGCCATGACGACCGGCAGAACGGCCAACCCCAACGGAATCTCGTAACTGACCACCTGCGCCGCACCACGCATGGCGCCGTACAGCGACCACTTGTTGTTGCTGCCCCATCCCGCGGCCAGGATTCCCATGACGACCAGACCACTGGTCGCGAACAGGTACAACAGGCCGATGTCCATGTCCGCCCCGACCCAGTTCGGACCGAAGGGCAGCACCACGAAGCTCAGGAAGGCTCCGGTGAACACGAGGATCGGCGCGAGCCGCCACAGGAACTTGTCGGCCTCCGTCGGCCAGATGTCTTCCTTGCGGAGCAGCTTCAGTGCGTCGGCAATGGTCTGGAGCGCGCCGTGATAGCGCCCCACGTACATGGGGCCGTAGCGGCTCTGGATGTAGCCGGCGACCTTGCGCTCGAGCCACACGAAGAAGAGAGCCGCCAGGGCGAGACCGCCGAAGA
This portion of the Candidatus Krumholzibacteriia bacterium genome encodes:
- the nuoH gene encoding NADH-quinone oxidoreductase subunit NuoH, which produces MRQIFESTGLFAGLPEWTLVGAASLSFGLSLFGGLALAALFFVWLERKVAGYIQSRYGPMYVGRYHGALQTIADALKLLRKEDIWPTEADKFLWRLAPILVFTGAFLSFVVLPFGPNWVGADMDIGLLYLFATSGLVVMGILAAGWGSNNKWSLYGAMRGAAQVVSYEIPLGLAVLPVVMATGSLNLIEIVERQGGGIWTWNVFGGLPLVGAITFVVYLISSLAEVNRTPFDLPETESELVSGYNTEYTGMKFAFFFLGEYAEMFVVSAIAVTVFLGGWYIGIPAVDAFMPAPLVFIVKSVFLVFVQIWLRWTLPRLRVDQLMHVCWKVLIPATLALLMIYGLARVIVG